The following are encoded in a window of Massilia sp. R2A-15 genomic DNA:
- a CDS encoding bifunctional diguanylate cyclase/phosphodiesterase, producing the protein MPDAALDRCLRLARAARSLQGAALDAVLCELDEALAAAGARADGDDEEPALSLDLAGYVTGWNRGAHALFGYTPDEALGQHVLFLDADDGDEPAGWFAEPGSAPVEVLRRTKSGEIVRVAMALSMIHDDAGEPAGVMVRLAPAAGALTGQDKLALHSRMIEDSDYGVLITDAGQRIVSVNAAFSRLTGYSAAEALGQGADMLSAGVHDADLVAKVRAAMQGHGPWRGEIVGRHKSGEPFPQTVTISVVRDAAGAVTHAFSLFSDIGVHKDAEARMQRLANYDTLTGLPNRSLFNHLVDQMLSEARRASEYGALLVIEVDRVAAYGESLGADVAGDAVREVGRRFRGALRDADILARIDTVKFAVALPHIEKREHAGIVAQKLLATLAQPVAAGAHSLRVGARIGVAVYLEDSTDTATLIRYADVAVARVEAGADDRFLFYSEEMDQRAKDHLRLENELRAALAGGQLELHYQPKVSLRSGRMVGAEALIRWRHPERGMVPPAEFIPLAEETGLIFDIGAWVLDEACRQVRAWKDAGLAMPPVAINLSARQFDRRLPARIQQVLDRHGVLPEQIMLEITESLLVGGSDSVIAIMNELVAMGLALALDDFGTGYSSLAYLKKFPISTLKIDRSFVVGLPDGENDCAIARAIVTMAQQLRQEIVAEGVETAEQMAFLRDLGCDQLQGWLFSAAVTGDEFARMQQQGARLQVGR; encoded by the coding sequence ATGCCTGACGCCGCGCTGGACCGCTGCCTGCGGCTGGCGCGCGCCGCGCGTTCGCTGCAGGGCGCCGCGCTCGACGCAGTGCTGTGCGAACTCGATGAGGCGCTGGCCGCGGCCGGCGCGCGCGCCGACGGCGACGACGAGGAGCCGGCGCTTTCGCTCGACCTGGCCGGCTACGTGACCGGCTGGAACCGCGGCGCCCACGCGCTGTTCGGCTATACGCCCGACGAAGCGCTCGGCCAGCATGTACTGTTTCTCGATGCCGACGATGGCGACGAACCGGCCGGCTGGTTCGCGGAGCCCGGCAGCGCGCCGGTCGAGGTCCTGCGGCGCACGAAGAGCGGCGAGATCGTGCGGGTGGCGATGGCGCTGTCGATGATCCACGACGACGCGGGCGAGCCGGCCGGCGTGATGGTGCGTCTGGCGCCGGCGGCCGGCGCGCTCACCGGGCAGGACAAGCTCGCGCTGCATTCGCGCATGATCGAAGACAGCGACTACGGCGTGCTGATCACCGACGCCGGGCAGCGCATCGTCTCGGTAAACGCCGCGTTCTCCCGCCTGACCGGCTACTCGGCGGCCGAAGCGCTCGGCCAAGGCGCCGACATGCTCAGCGCCGGCGTGCATGACGCCGACCTGGTGGCCAAGGTGCGCGCCGCGATGCAAGGCCACGGGCCGTGGCGCGGCGAGATCGTCGGCCGGCACAAGAGCGGCGAGCCGTTTCCGCAGACGGTGACGATCAGCGTGGTGCGCGACGCCGCCGGCGCGGTCACCCATGCGTTTTCGCTGTTTTCCGACATCGGCGTGCACAAGGACGCCGAGGCGCGCATGCAGCGCCTGGCAAACTACGACACCCTGACCGGGCTGCCGAACCGCAGCCTGTTCAACCACCTGGTCGACCAGATGCTCAGCGAAGCGCGGCGCGCCAGCGAATACGGCGCGCTGCTGGTGATCGAAGTGGACCGGGTCGCCGCGTACGGCGAGTCGCTCGGGGCCGACGTCGCCGGCGACGCGGTGCGCGAAGTCGGGCGGCGCTTTCGTGGCGCGCTGCGCGACGCGGACATCCTGGCGCGCATCGACACCGTGAAGTTCGCCGTGGCGCTGCCGCACATCGAAAAGCGCGAGCACGCCGGCATCGTCGCCCAGAAGCTGCTGGCCACGCTGGCGCAGCCGGTCGCCGCCGGCGCGCACAGCCTGCGTGTGGGCGCGCGCATCGGTGTCGCCGTCTACCTCGAGGACAGCACCGACACCGCCACGCTGATCCGCTACGCCGACGTCGCGGTGGCCAGGGTGGAGGCGGGCGCGGACGACCGCTTCCTGTTCTACAGCGAAGAGATGGACCAGCGCGCCAAGGACCACCTGCGGCTCGAGAACGAGCTGCGCGCCGCGCTGGCGGGCGGCCAGCTCGAGCTGCACTACCAGCCGAAGGTGAGCCTGCGCAGCGGCCGGATGGTTGGGGCCGAGGCGCTGATCCGCTGGCGCCATCCCGAGCGCGGCATGGTGCCGCCGGCCGAATTCATCCCGCTGGCCGAAGAGACGGGGCTGATCTTCGACATCGGCGCCTGGGTGCTCGACGAGGCCTGCCGCCAGGTCCGCGCCTGGAAGGACGCCGGCCTGGCGATGCCGCCGGTGGCGATCAACCTGTCGGCGCGCCAGTTCGACCGACGCCTGCCGGCCCGCATCCAACAAGTGCTCGACCGGCATGGTGTGCTGCCCGAGCAGATCATGCTGGAGATTACCGAGAGCCTGCTGGTGGGCGGCAGCGACAGCGTGATTGCCATCATGAACGAGCTGGTGGCGATGGGACTGGCGCTGGCGCTGGACGACTTCGGCACCGGCTATTCGAGCCTGGCCTACCTGAAGAAATTCCCGATCAGCACGCTCAAGATCGACCGCTCCTTCGTGGTCGGGCTGCCGGACGGCGAGAACGACTGCGCCATTGCGCGGGCAATCGTCACGATGGCGCAGCAGCTGCGCCAGGAGATCGTGGCCGAAGGCGTCGAGACGGCCGAGCAGATGGCGTTCCTGCGCGACCTGGGCTGCGACCAGCTGCAGGGATGGCTGTTCAGCGCGGCGGTGACGGGCGACGAGTTCGCGCGGATGCAGCAGCAGGGCGCGCGCCTGCAGGTAGGCCGCTGA
- a CDS encoding EAL and HDOD domain-containing protein translates to MNATIPVPLVFFRVLGDRTGKPAGLLIDAGAGDAAALLPLFGAEPFEALSGGFDCFYRPQIAPAAALALQDAGWKEMAAGALCRADDRLEPDYLPPAAAWVDGDWCMAPPPKATGPQAASRATALQMVQLVSADADTHEIEALLRRDPTLSYNLLRLVNSLGVAGGRRITSFSQALLMLGRQQLRRWLNLMLFAARQNDVRSAMLLARVAMRARALELLARSRGLDKNTQDQGFMAGMFSLLGVLFGMPLTEVLAPLALGDAVHAALLRREGELGTLLMLFERAERGDLEGVAAQLEALQIPRQDFNQAMVDAAGWMQGALRESQGNA, encoded by the coding sequence ATGAATGCCACGATACCTGTTCCGCTGGTCTTTTTCCGGGTGCTGGGCGACCGCACCGGCAAGCCCGCCGGCTTGCTGATCGACGCCGGCGCGGGCGACGCCGCGGCCCTGCTGCCGCTGTTCGGCGCCGAGCCGTTCGAGGCCCTCTCCGGCGGCTTCGACTGTTTCTACCGTCCGCAGATCGCGCCCGCCGCGGCGCTCGCCCTGCAGGACGCCGGCTGGAAGGAAATGGCGGCGGGCGCGCTGTGCCGCGCCGACGACCGGCTGGAGCCGGATTACCTGCCGCCGGCCGCGGCATGGGTGGACGGCGACTGGTGCATGGCGCCGCCGCCCAAGGCCACCGGCCCCCAAGCCGCCTCGCGCGCCACCGCGCTGCAAATGGTGCAGCTGGTCTCGGCCGACGCCGACACCCACGAAATCGAAGCGCTGCTGCGGCGCGACCCGACGCTGTCGTACAACCTGCTGCGCTTGGTGAACTCGCTCGGCGTAGCCGGCGGGCGCCGCATCACCAGCTTCTCGCAGGCGCTGCTGATGCTGGGGCGCCAGCAACTGCGCCGCTGGCTCAACCTGATGCTGTTCGCCGCGCGCCAGAATGACGTGCGCTCGGCGATGCTGCTGGCGCGGGTGGCGATGCGCGCCCGCGCGCTCGAGCTGCTGGCCAGGTCGCGCGGCCTGGACAAGAACACCCAGGACCAGGGCTTCATGGCGGGCATGTTCTCGCTGCTCGGCGTGCTGTTCGGGATGCCGCTGACCGAAGTGCTGGCGCCGCTGGCGCTGGGCGACGCGGTGCATGCCGCGCTGCTGCGGCGCGAGGGCGAACTTGGCACGCTGCTGATGCTGTTCGAGCGCGCCGAACGGGGCGACCTCGAAGGCGTGGCCGCCCAGCTCGAGGCGCTGCAGATCCCGCGCCAGGACTTTAATCAGGCGATGGTGGACGCCGCCGGCTGGATGCAGGGCGCGCTGCGCGAGAGCCAGGGGAATGCCTGA
- a CDS encoding LysR family transcriptional regulator, whose translation MLKLSLEALQIVDAIDRRGSFAKAGHELHKVPSTISYMVAKLEDDLGLQVFERNGPRILLTPAGRELLKQGRFLLKAALELEQRVQRVASGWETELAIGMDSMFSAFALRDDIAAFYEIAHSTRLRLLQEALSGTWEALLDRRVDLLVGVAGEGPAGGGYVARPIGQMRFVFAVAPHHPLAQHPGPLGRADLQEHRAIVVGDSARNMVGRTVGLLLGQDALTVPAMRLKFEFQLAGLGFGFLPEPCARAAIARGLLVEKEVEEARAPETFYVAWRSADDGAALRWWRERMQQGGLFARLCAALPGANPSEV comes from the coding sequence ATGTTGAAATTATCGCTGGAAGCGCTGCAGATCGTCGATGCGATCGACCGCCGCGGCTCCTTCGCCAAGGCTGGCCACGAGCTGCACAAGGTGCCGTCGACGATTTCGTACATGGTCGCCAAGCTGGAGGACGACCTCGGATTGCAGGTATTCGAGCGCAACGGTCCGCGCATCCTGCTCACGCCGGCCGGGCGCGAACTGCTCAAGCAGGGCCGCTTCCTGTTGAAGGCGGCGCTCGAGCTCGAGCAGCGCGTCCAGCGCGTAGCCTCGGGCTGGGAGACCGAACTGGCGATCGGCATGGATTCGATGTTTTCGGCCTTCGCGCTGCGCGACGATATCGCCGCGTTCTACGAAATCGCCCACAGCACGCGCCTGCGGCTGTTGCAGGAGGCCCTGTCCGGCACCTGGGAGGCGCTGCTGGACCGGCGCGTCGATCTGCTGGTTGGTGTGGCGGGCGAGGGGCCGGCCGGCGGCGGCTATGTCGCGCGCCCGATTGGCCAGATGCGCTTCGTGTTCGCGGTGGCGCCGCACCATCCGCTGGCCCAGCACCCCGGGCCGCTGGGGCGCGCCGACCTGCAGGAGCACCGTGCGATCGTCGTCGGCGACAGCGCCCGCAACATGGTGGGGCGCACGGTCGGACTGCTGCTCGGGCAGGATGCGCTGACCGTGCCGGCCATGCGGCTGAAATTCGAGTTCCAGCTGGCCGGCCTCGGGTTCGGCTTCCTGCCCGAGCCGTGCGCGCGCGCCGCCATCGCGCGCGGCCTGCTGGTGGAAAAGGAGGTCGAGGAGGCGCGCGCTCCCGAAACCTTTTATGTGGCCTGGCGCAGCGCCGACGACGGCGCGGCGCTGCGCTGGTGGCGCGAGCGGATGCAGCAGGGCGGCCTGTTCGCCCGGCTGTGCGCGGCGCTTCCCGGCGCGAACCCTTCCGAGGTGTAA
- a CDS encoding pirin family protein encodes MLQVRKSADRGDANHGWLHSKHTFSFADYRDPEHTGFGPLLVINEDRVAPGQGFGTHGHRDMEIISYVLDGALEHKDSMGTGSVLHYGDVQRMSAGSGVRHSEFNGSRSEPVHFLQIWIEPNVRGIAPSYEEKHFAPETKQGKLRLIASNDGRDGSVLIHQDAAIFAAILGGGDKASHALAPGRTGYVHVIRGEVTVNGIALGGGDALKLTGEAAIELAQATDAEVLVFDLPY; translated from the coding sequence ATGCTGCAAGTACGAAAAAGCGCGGATCGGGGCGACGCCAACCACGGCTGGCTACACTCGAAGCACACCTTCTCGTTTGCCGACTATCGGGATCCCGAGCACACCGGCTTCGGCCCGCTGCTGGTGATTAACGAAGACCGCGTGGCGCCGGGACAGGGCTTCGGCACCCACGGCCACCGCGACATGGAGATCATCTCGTACGTGCTGGACGGCGCCCTCGAGCACAAGGACAGCATGGGCACGGGATCGGTGCTGCACTATGGCGACGTCCAGCGCATGAGCGCCGGCAGCGGTGTGCGCCACAGCGAATTCAATGGCTCGCGCAGCGAACCGGTGCACTTCCTGCAGATCTGGATCGAGCCGAACGTGCGCGGTATCGCGCCCAGCTACGAGGAGAAGCACTTCGCGCCGGAGACCAAGCAGGGCAAGCTGCGCCTGATCGCGTCGAACGACGGGCGCGACGGCTCGGTGCTGATCCACCAGGATGCGGCGATTTTCGCGGCGATCCTCGGCGGCGGCGACAAGGCGAGCCACGCGCTGGCGCCGGGGCGCACCGGCTACGTTCACGTGATCCGCGGCGAGGTCACCGTCAACGGCATCGCGCTGGGCGGCGGCGACGCGCTCAAGCTCACCGGCGAAGCGGCGATTGAACTTGCACAGGCGACGGACGCCGAAGTGCTGGTGTTCGACCTGCCGTATTAA
- the ribA gene encoding GTP cyclohydrolase II gives MPATPNDHLLDYVTSCALPTPWAQFTLHAFVEHATGKEHLAMTLGDIGDGEPVLARVHSECLTGDVLFSQRCDCGAQLEGALRKIADEGRGILLYLRQEGRGIGLVNKIRAYRLQEAGADTVEANLQLGFHADARNYELCQPMLAQFGIKTLRLMTNNPRKIDAMEKLGVRVAERVPLLVNRNAFNNSYLNTKEAKLGHMMTPLAEAVAEDGEL, from the coding sequence ATGCCCGCCACACCCAACGATCACCTGCTCGACTACGTCACCTCGTGCGCCCTGCCGACGCCGTGGGCGCAGTTCACGCTGCACGCCTTCGTCGAACACGCCACCGGCAAGGAGCATCTCGCCATGACCTTGGGCGACATCGGCGACGGCGAACCGGTGCTGGCGCGCGTGCATTCGGAATGCCTTACGGGCGACGTGCTGTTCTCGCAGCGCTGCGATTGCGGCGCCCAGCTCGAAGGCGCGCTGCGCAAGATCGCCGACGAGGGCCGCGGCATCCTGCTGTACCTGCGCCAGGAAGGCCGCGGCATCGGCCTGGTCAACAAGATCCGCGCCTACCGCCTGCAGGAAGCCGGCGCCGACACGGTCGAGGCCAACCTGCAGCTGGGCTTCCACGCCGACGCCCGCAACTACGAGCTGTGCCAGCCGATGCTGGCGCAGTTCGGCATCAAGACGCTGCGCCTGATGACCAACAATCCGCGCAAGATCGACGCGATGGAGAAGCTGGGCGTGCGCGTGGCCGAACGCGTGCCGCTGCTGGTGAACCGCAACGCCTTCAACAACAGCTACCTCAATACCAAGGAAGCGAAGCTGGGGCACATGATGACGCCGCTGGCCGAAGCGGTCGCCGAGGACGGCGAGCTGTAA
- a CDS encoding serine protease encodes MNFVSPAALLCCLTLAAGAGAAPKPPPAQPATAPSPALPPAATPPAPEADNAALPPPSSAAQKVYSAAKGDLLQIRMLLKNGRSQSTVGSGFLVGTSNLVLTNYHVVSQMALDPDVYIGEYVDTDGKRGPVELLAVDVLHDLAVVRVTRNGTGFFNVPEKLAKLTQGQYLYSLGNPLDLGFAISEGSYNGVITRSFYDQLMFTGPINSGMSGGPSVTVSGDVAGVNVSKRRDGELVSFLVPVRYAQELLKKVAAQTAPPKDFNPLIGQQLLAHQKAMIDKLLEQPLSLKSMGPYKVPVRESEQVRCWGRSNVKAEATFTADTISCQMESAIYVSESQQTGHVAMSHQYVHSSSLDKVRFSVLASTLFKVDNLGRAKDTRMTGPSCTEQFVATKTVPLRAVTCVRAYRKFAGLYNFTLMTATNDDPKASLQSRIDVSGVSFENGMRTTRAFLEALGRGGKQ; translated from the coding sequence ATGAACTTTGTCTCGCCTGCCGCACTGCTTTGCTGCCTGACCCTGGCCGCCGGCGCCGGCGCCGCCCCCAAGCCGCCGCCTGCCCAGCCGGCGACCGCCCCGTCGCCGGCGCTTCCCCCTGCCGCCACGCCGCCGGCGCCCGAAGCCGACAACGCCGCGCTGCCGCCGCCCTCCTCGGCCGCGCAAAAGGTCTACTCCGCCGCCAAGGGCGACCTGCTGCAGATCCGCATGCTGCTCAAGAACGGTCGCAGCCAGTCCACCGTCGGTTCCGGCTTCCTGGTCGGCACCAGCAACCTGGTGCTGACCAATTACCACGTGGTGTCGCAGATGGCGCTCGACCCGGACGTCTACATCGGTGAATACGTCGACACCGACGGCAAGCGCGGCCCGGTCGAACTGCTGGCGGTGGACGTGCTGCACGACCTCGCCGTGGTGCGCGTGACGCGTAATGGCACCGGCTTTTTCAATGTGCCCGAAAAGCTGGCCAAGCTCACCCAGGGCCAGTACCTCTACTCGCTCGGCAATCCGCTCGACCTGGGATTCGCCATCTCCGAGGGTTCCTACAACGGCGTCATCACGCGCAGCTTCTACGACCAGCTGATGTTTACCGGCCCGATCAACTCGGGCATGAGCGGCGGTCCCAGCGTGACGGTGTCGGGCGACGTGGCCGGCGTGAACGTGTCGAAGCGGCGCGACGGTGAGCTGGTGAGCTTCCTGGTGCCGGTCCGCTACGCCCAGGAGCTGCTGAAAAAGGTGGCCGCGCAAACGGCGCCGCCGAAGGACTTCAACCCGCTGATCGGCCAGCAGCTGCTGGCGCACCAGAAGGCGATGATCGACAAGCTGCTCGAGCAGCCGCTCTCGCTCAAGTCGATGGGGCCGTACAAGGTGCCGGTGCGCGAGAGCGAACAGGTACGCTGCTGGGGGCGATCGAACGTGAAGGCCGAGGCGACCTTCACCGCCGACACCATCAGCTGCCAGATGGAGTCGGCGATCTACGTGTCGGAGTCGCAGCAGACCGGCCACGTGGCGATGAGCCACCAGTACGTGCACTCGTCCAGCCTCGACAAGGTGCGCTTCTCGGTGCTGGCCAGCACCCTGTTCAAGGTGGACAACCTGGGGCGCGCCAAGGACACGCGCATGACCGGCCCTTCGTGCACCGAGCAATTCGTCGCCACCAAAACCGTGCCGCTGCGCGCGGTCACCTGCGTGCGCGCCTACCGCAAGTTCGCGGGACTGTATAACTTCACCCTGATGACCGCCACCAACGACGACCCGAAGGCCAGCCTGCAAAGCCGCATCGACGTCTCCGGCGTCTCGTTCGAGAACGGCATGCGCACCACGCGCGCCTTCCTTGAGGCGCTGGGCCGCGGGGGCAAGCAATGA
- a CDS encoding FHA domain-containing protein, which produces MSAPYFVETLARNGDVLHRHRVDALPIRIGRGYDNDFIVDDAHCAPRHAIVESDQDGRMVLRDLDTRNGVVHRGKRMATLVMTGNTIVRIGHTTLRVRAADFPVPAEQVDRTMHAWEGAMPGLAGLFLIGVVALFTMWLNDTSSFQLIRYLQALAFGIGAALVWAGGWAFANRLFGRHARLGRHLFILGSALAALVAIELILSTLAYAFSFEWLTRYGAHLVILLAAGMLYFHLSTVKPNGSRRFAITCLVLAALGSGLTLISNEQRTGRMGSELYMSVLMPPSIKVARDHNVDEFMVKVGGMKAKLDAERMKKVKDNVAEDDDD; this is translated from the coding sequence ATGAGCGCGCCCTACTTCGTCGAGACGCTGGCGCGCAACGGCGACGTGCTGCACCGGCACCGCGTCGATGCGCTGCCGATCCGCATCGGGCGCGGCTACGACAACGACTTCATCGTCGACGACGCCCACTGCGCGCCGCGCCACGCCATCGTCGAATCGGACCAGGACGGGCGCATGGTGCTGCGCGACCTGGACACCAGGAACGGCGTGGTCCACCGCGGCAAGCGCATGGCCACGCTGGTCATGACCGGCAACACGATCGTGCGCATCGGCCACACCACGCTGCGCGTGCGCGCCGCCGACTTCCCGGTACCGGCCGAACAGGTGGACCGCACGATGCATGCGTGGGAAGGCGCCATGCCGGGCCTGGCCGGCCTGTTCCTGATTGGCGTCGTCGCGCTGTTTACCATGTGGCTGAACGACACCAGTTCGTTCCAGCTGATCCGCTACCTGCAGGCGCTGGCGTTCGGCATCGGCGCCGCGCTGGTGTGGGCCGGCGGATGGGCCTTCGCCAACCGGCTGTTCGGACGCCACGCGCGGCTCGGGCGGCACCTGTTCATCCTCGGCTCCGCGCTGGCGGCGCTGGTGGCGATCGAGCTGATATTGAGCACGCTGGCGTACGCGTTCTCGTTCGAGTGGCTCACGCGCTACGGCGCCCACCTGGTCATCCTGCTGGCGGCGGGCATGCTGTACTTCCACCTGTCCACCGTCAAGCCGAACGGTTCGCGGCGCTTCGCCATCACCTGCCTGGTGCTGGCCGCGCTCGGGTCCGGCCTGACCCTGATAAGCAACGAGCAGCGCACCGGCCGGATGGGATCGGAGCTGTACATGTCGGTGCTGATGCCGCCGTCGATCAAGGTGGCGCGCGACCATAACGTCGATGAGTTCATGGTGAAGGTCGGCGGCATGAAGGCCAAGCTCGACGCCGAGCGCATGAAGAAGGTCAAGGACAACGTCGCCGAGGATGACGACGACTGA
- a CDS encoding phasin family protein, which translates to MFQFPPSVTPAVRSHLDAQISFASDLGKSFFRSFRHVCDLNIQLAQTLLEEISVAGHQLIAHRRPAEALLAASARAQPAADTLRAYQRSISRVAAGAQVDLARVTGQHVRS; encoded by the coding sequence ATGTTTCAATTTCCACCATCCGTCACCCCTGCCGTCCGCAGTCACCTGGACGCCCAGATTTCGTTTGCCAGCGACTTGGGCAAGTCGTTTTTCCGTTCGTTCCGGCATGTGTGCGACCTGAACATCCAACTGGCGCAGACGCTGCTGGAAGAGATCAGCGTGGCCGGTCACCAGCTCATCGCTCACCGGCGCCCGGCCGAGGCGCTGCTCGCCGCCAGCGCGCGCGCCCAGCCGGCCGCCGACACGCTGCGCGCCTACCAGAGAAGTATTTCGCGTGTCGCCGCCGGCGCCCAGGTCGATCTGGCGCGCGTGACCGGACAGCATGTGCGCTCATAG
- a CDS encoding ion transporter, translating to MSDRATPVAEQQAALQFGKPPEGWRRRLYNVIFEADTPAGRNFDIALVIAILLSILVVVLDSVPSIHSVHSGTMDALEWGVTILFTAEYIARLSCVRHPLRYATSFFGIIDLLSVLPTYCSLFVPEAAALLDIRILRLLRVFRIFKLTLYIDEYTMLGGALRASGRKILVFLSVVLMAVLILGTVMYVVEGPGHGYTSIPVAMYWATVTMTTVGYGDITPHTGLGKTIASFMMLLGWGILAVPTGIVTAEMTSMRLGRGRYARTCPGCGSGGHEPNARFCKDCGTQLPAPPP from the coding sequence ATGAGCGATCGCGCCACGCCCGTGGCCGAGCAGCAGGCGGCTCTGCAATTCGGCAAGCCGCCGGAAGGCTGGCGCCGGCGCCTGTACAACGTCATCTTCGAGGCCGACACCCCGGCCGGCCGCAACTTCGACATCGCGCTGGTGATCGCCATCCTCTTGAGCATTTTGGTCGTCGTGCTCGACAGCGTGCCGTCCATCCATTCGGTTCACAGCGGCACGATGGACGCGCTGGAGTGGGGCGTCACCATCCTGTTTACCGCCGAATACATCGCGCGCCTGTCCTGCGTGCGCCATCCGCTGCGCTACGCCACCAGCTTCTTCGGCATCATCGACCTGCTGTCGGTGCTGCCGACCTATTGTTCGCTGTTCGTGCCGGAAGCGGCGGCGCTGCTCGACATCCGCATCCTGCGCCTGCTGCGCGTGTTCCGCATCTTCAAGCTGACGCTGTACATCGACGAATACACGATGCTGGGCGGCGCGCTGCGCGCCAGCGGACGCAAGATCCTGGTGTTCCTGTCGGTCGTGCTGATGGCCGTGCTGATCCTCGGCACCGTGATGTACGTCGTCGAAGGGCCGGGGCACGGCTACACCAGCATCCCGGTGGCGATGTACTGGGCGACGGTGACGATGACCACGGTCGGCTACGGCGACATCACGCCGCACACGGGCCTGGGCAAGACCATCGCCTCGTTCATGATGCTGCTCGGCTGGGGCATCCTGGCGGTGCCCACCGGCATCGTCACCGCCGAGATGACCTCGATGCGCCTTGGACGGGGGCGCTACGCCCGCACTTGCCCCGGCTGCGGGTCCGGTGGCCACGAGCCCAACGCGCGTTTCTGCAAGGATTGCGGAACACAATTGCCCGCGCCGCCACCTTGA
- a CDS encoding NADPH-dependent FMN reductase: protein MASRKIAVIVGSLRKESFNRKVAKTLMLLAPPQLDMTIVEIGQLPLYNQDDDDAPPATFTEFRDKIKGFDGVLFVTPEYNRSVPGVLKNAIDVGSRPYGQSAWNGKPAGVVSVSPGAIAGFGANHHLRQSLVFLNMPAMQQPEAYIGNISKHFDGDKLTDESTEKFLKTFIDAFATWVERHAD from the coding sequence ATGGCCTCACGGAAAATCGCCGTCATCGTCGGCAGCCTGCGCAAGGAATCGTTCAACCGCAAAGTCGCCAAGACGCTGATGCTGCTGGCGCCGCCGCAACTGGACATGACGATCGTCGAGATCGGCCAGCTGCCGCTGTACAACCAGGACGACGACGATGCGCCGCCGGCCACCTTTACCGAGTTCCGCGACAAGATCAAGGGCTTCGACGGCGTGCTGTTCGTCACGCCCGAGTACAACCGCTCGGTGCCGGGCGTGCTGAAGAACGCCATCGACGTCGGCTCGCGCCCCTACGGCCAGAGCGCCTGGAACGGCAAGCCGGCCGGCGTGGTCAGCGTGTCGCCGGGCGCCATTGCCGGCTTCGGCGCCAACCACCACCTGCGCCAGTCGCTGGTATTCCTCAACATGCCGGCGATGCAGCAGCCCGAAGCCTACATCGGCAACATCAGCAAGCACTTCGACGGCGACAAGCTGACCGACGAGTCCACCGAAAAGTTCCTCAAGACATTCATCGACGCCTTCGCCACCTGGGTCGAGCGCCACGCCGACTGA